A single genomic interval of Solimonas sp. K1W22B-7 harbors:
- a CDS encoding energy transducer TonB codes for MPEQGNAESGLKRLAATLAHSAEYSIALGLIVVCIVVGGALLLLDGGSKTADAPAAVPAAAQKEPVLAEAEEKAALEGWNQQLQGDFKQIEQQQRRASDEAAARERQRQETLRAERAAAEQEQQRAREAAAAAERKRPEPLPVAAARPPPPVAAARAAVRVEPTIDWSSCRRPQYPSMSIDRREEGAVSVSVDLDASGKVKASRIAESSGHRQLDVVAQRAIERCDFRPATVDGVAQAAGAIVRFAWKLN; via the coding sequence ATGCCCGAACAGGGGAACGCGGAATCCGGGCTGAAGCGCCTGGCGGCCACGCTGGCGCATTCGGCGGAATACTCGATCGCCCTGGGGCTGATCGTGGTCTGCATCGTCGTCGGGGGGGCGCTGCTGCTGCTCGATGGCGGCAGCAAGACCGCGGATGCCCCGGCGGCGGTGCCTGCAGCGGCGCAGAAGGAGCCGGTGCTGGCGGAGGCTGAAGAGAAGGCCGCGCTGGAAGGCTGGAACCAGCAGCTCCAGGGAGACTTCAAGCAGATCGAACAGCAGCAGCGGCGCGCCAGCGATGAAGCGGCGGCGCGCGAGCGCCAGCGCCAGGAAACGCTGCGGGCCGAGCGCGCCGCGGCGGAGCAGGAGCAGCAACGGGCGCGCGAGGCGGCTGCTGCGGCGGAGCGCAAGCGGCCCGAGCCGCTGCCGGTAGCCGCCGCCCGCCCGCCGCCGCCGGTTGCAGCGGCCAGGGCCGCGGTGCGCGTCGAGCCCACCATCGACTGGAGCAGCTGCCGTCGCCCGCAGTATCCCTCGATGTCCATCGATCGCCGCGAAGAAGGCGCGGTCTCGGTCAGCGTCGACCTGGATGCCAGCGGCAAGGTGAAAGCCAGCCGCATCGCCGAGAGCAGCGGCCACCGGCAGCTCGACGTGGTGGCGCAGCGCGCCATCGAAAGATGCGATTTCAGGCCCGCCACTGTTGATGGCGTGGCGCAGGCCGCTGGCGCCATCGTGCGGTTTGCCTGGAAGCTGAACTAG
- a CDS encoding response regulator: MSQATPPRILFVDDEPRILLSLKAIFRNDYEVVTALGGAEGIEQIRKQEFDVIVSDQRMPDVTGVDVLRTARELRPRAVRLLLTGYSDLSAIIGSINEGEIFRFVSKPWANAELRATIAAAVAASDVMPLNLPPPVAVTGAKAAASSVGVLLLDEDIGSRGVLKQALENDRQVYEAGSVDQALSLLEQYPIGVIVTELVVGGEVLTHLLTSLREHHPALVVVVLTAHADAGHSVTLINQGQIYRLLLKPVAESLLRGTINIASRRYEMLRQHPDQVQRAAPEAPRQPVVQPPERLGLLARIKRALRA; the protein is encoded by the coding sequence ATGAGCCAAGCGACACCTCCCCGTATCCTGTTCGTGGATGACGAACCGCGCATCCTGCTGTCGCTCAAGGCGATCTTCAGGAACGACTATGAAGTGGTGACGGCACTGGGTGGCGCCGAGGGCATCGAGCAGATCAGGAAGCAGGAATTCGACGTCATCGTCAGCGACCAGCGCATGCCGGATGTGACCGGCGTGGACGTGCTGCGCACGGCGCGTGAACTGCGGCCGCGGGCGGTGCGGCTGCTGCTGACCGGCTACTCCGACCTTTCCGCGATCATCGGCTCGATCAACGAGGGCGAAATCTTCCGCTTCGTGTCCAAGCCCTGGGCGAACGCCGAGTTGCGCGCCACGATCGCGGCGGCGGTGGCTGCCTCGGACGTGATGCCGCTCAATCTGCCGCCGCCCGTGGCGGTGACCGGGGCCAAGGCGGCGGCTTCCAGCGTCGGCGTGCTGCTGCTGGACGAGGACATCGGCTCGCGCGGCGTGCTGAAGCAGGCCCTGGAAAACGATCGCCAGGTGTACGAGGCCGGATCGGTGGACCAGGCCCTGTCGCTGCTGGAGCAATACCCCATCGGCGTGATCGTGACCGAGCTGGTCGTGGGCGGCGAAGTCCTGACCCACCTGCTGACCTCTCTGCGGGAGCACCATCCGGCGCTGGTGGTGGTGGTCCTGACCGCGCATGCTGATGCCGGGCACAGCGTCACCCTGATCAACCAGGGGCAGATCTACCGGCTGCTGCTCAAGCCGGTCGCCGAGAGCCTGCTGCGCGGCACGATCAACATTGCCAGCAGGCGCTATGAGATGCTGCGGCAGCATCCCGACCAGGTCCAGCGTGCGGCTCCTGAAGCCCCGCGCCAACCGGTCGTTCAGCCCCCGGAGCGCCTGGGGCTGCTCGCGCGGATCAAGCGCGCCCTGCGGGCATGA
- a CDS encoding ATP-binding protein: MLRRIIVFVAVFMALAVLGLLLLKTQAPPMDLRRHTERLGHLQRVMELETSLDQEVARSRLALDAEPETLKETVGQLTTARQALRQSWLPKDKLPPQIDKAVRDYFRLAEDKQAELDLYRGDLQQFFSAFKQLRRQADPVLKGLSSEGAAALQRKVMSLLSELTTYSIQSNPANRPEIVALLGAISTDVRRLPDASLVQAVDSLLDSADSVRATKDGLRGRMAALSEIPTTPALNRAMSVYQAHYAANEAAVARYRLALAIYALALLSVFGLGGWRLRRSYAELDAANSHLEELVEVRTQELRKAMDELRTQQVQLIQSEKMASLGQLVAGVAHEINTPLGYARSNVETVREGLPGLRGLIQAYEAMLPLAGPQAGDALGQLQEAKRRWHPEEGPEEIDVLLADAEHGLVQISDLVISLKDFSRVDRSLNERSSINDGLDNALKICQGQLKHRIEVQREYGELPKIPCAPSQLNQVFLNLITNAAQAIDGPGWIRLRTRDLGDRIEIAIADNGCGMDEQTQQHIFEPFFTTKDVGKGTGLGLSIVYRILEDHQGSIQVRSALGQGTEFTILLPSGAAAAPAPRAVEVAPVLFEEPISLSSPVLSGL, encoded by the coding sequence ATGCTCCGCCGAATCATCGTGTTCGTGGCCGTATTCATGGCTCTGGCGGTCCTGGGTCTGCTCTTGCTCAAGACGCAGGCCCCGCCCATGGACCTGCGGCGACATACCGAGCGTTTAGGACACCTGCAACGGGTCATGGAGCTGGAGACCAGCCTGGACCAGGAGGTCGCGCGCTCGCGACTGGCACTGGATGCGGAGCCGGAGACCCTGAAAGAGACGGTGGGGCAGCTGACGACCGCCCGGCAGGCCCTGCGGCAGAGCTGGCTGCCCAAGGACAAGCTGCCGCCGCAGATCGACAAGGCGGTGCGCGACTACTTCCGGCTGGCCGAAGACAAGCAGGCGGAGCTGGATCTCTATCGCGGCGACCTGCAGCAGTTCTTCTCCGCCTTCAAGCAGCTGCGCCGCCAGGCCGACCCGGTGCTCAAGGGCCTGAGCAGCGAGGGCGCCGCAGCGCTGCAGCGCAAGGTCATGAGCCTGCTCAGCGAGCTGACGACCTACAGCATCCAGTCCAATCCCGCCAACCGCCCGGAGATCGTGGCGCTGCTGGGGGCGATCAGCACGGACGTGCGCCGCTTGCCGGATGCATCGCTGGTGCAGGCGGTGGACAGCCTGCTGGACAGTGCCGACAGCGTCCGCGCGACCAAGGACGGACTCCGCGGCCGCATGGCGGCCTTGAGCGAAATCCCGACCACGCCGGCCCTGAACCGGGCCATGAGCGTCTACCAGGCGCACTACGCCGCGAACGAGGCGGCGGTGGCGCGCTACCGCCTGGCGCTGGCGATCTACGCCCTGGCGCTGCTCTCGGTCTTCGGCCTCGGTGGCTGGCGCCTGCGCCGCAGCTATGCCGAGCTGGATGCCGCCAACTCCCACCTGGAGGAACTGGTGGAGGTCCGCACGCAGGAACTGCGCAAGGCCATGGACGAGCTGCGCACGCAGCAGGTGCAGCTGATCCAGTCGGAGAAGATGGCCTCGCTGGGCCAGCTGGTGGCGGGCGTGGCGCACGAAATCAATACGCCGCTGGGTTATGCACGCAGCAATGTCGAGACCGTGCGCGAGGGCCTGCCGGGCCTGCGTGGACTGATCCAGGCCTACGAGGCGATGTTGCCGCTGGCCGGCCCGCAGGCGGGCGATGCGCTCGGCCAGCTGCAGGAGGCCAAGCGGCGCTGGCACCCGGAGGAGGGCCCCGAGGAGATCGATGTGCTGCTGGCCGACGCGGAGCATGGCCTGGTACAGATCTCCGACCTGGTGATCAGCCTCAAGGACTTCTCGCGCGTGGATCGCTCGCTGAACGAACGCTCCAGCATCAACGATGGCCTGGATAACGCGCTGAAGATCTGCCAGGGACAGCTCAAGCATCGCATCGAAGTCCAGCGCGAGTATGGCGAGTTGCCGAAGATCCCCTGCGCGCCCTCGCAGCTCAACCAGGTCTTCCTGAACCTGATCACCAACGCGGCGCAGGCCATCGATGGCCCAGGCTGGATCCGTCTGCGCACCCGCGACCTCGGCGACAGGATCGAGATCGCCATCGCCGACAACGGCTGCGGCATGGACGAGCAGACCCAGCAGCACATCTTCGAGCCTTTCTTCACCACCAAGGATGTCGGCAAGGGCACGGGCCTCGGCTTGTCGATCGTCTATCGCATCCTCGAGGATCACCAGGGGTCGATCCAGGTTCGCTCGGCCCTGGGGCAGGGAACCGAGTTCACGATCCTGCTGCCCAGCGGTGCTGCTGCCGCCCCCGCGCCGCGTGCGGTTGAAGTCGCGCCGGTGCTGTTCGAAGAGCCCATCTCCCTGTCGAGCCCCGTTCTGTCCGGATTGTAA
- a CDS encoding tetratricopeptide repeat protein, which produces MTFRKNFLAGLMAAAVALTLVAADAKEKDKGKPVPPPTKQTQVIRAETYKKMEAAQKAFEAKDYKGSLAALEGLRAGEAKLNDYERATLYNLYAATYYSMDNVPKAIESYATVLKQPNLPEGLRDNSLYAMSQLYFIVEDYPRAIAVVNKWLSVVAEPSPEGYALLAQAYYQTQKFPEAEKALTTSIRISTERGQAPKEAALALLRAIYYERKEYAKAAKVLEILVRLQPGKDTYWQQLAGMRGLMDQQLEQVNLLHAAYRGKLISRESDLLNLARLYMVQQAPFPAVRVMTQGFKNKTIRMNVENLQLYAQALALSREFKQQIPILKKVAGMSGEAKHYVYLGQAYNEVGDWDSAADAFKEALKARNLDKRADAHMQLGTALFNANHYAEARQHFVSAAESPALAQAAGNWIKFVDQEIARREAVGNL; this is translated from the coding sequence GTGACTTTCCGCAAGAATTTCCTCGCCGGCCTGATGGCGGCCGCCGTCGCCCTGACCCTGGTCGCAGCCGATGCCAAGGAGAAGGACAAGGGCAAGCCTGTGCCTCCGCCGACCAAGCAGACGCAGGTCATCCGCGCCGAGACCTACAAGAAGATGGAGGCCGCGCAGAAGGCCTTCGAGGCCAAGGACTACAAGGGTTCGCTGGCGGCGCTCGAGGGCCTGCGGGCTGGCGAGGCCAAGCTCAACGACTACGAGCGGGCGACGCTGTACAACCTCTACGCCGCCACGTACTACTCGATGGACAATGTGCCGAAGGCCATCGAGTCCTACGCCACGGTGCTGAAGCAGCCGAACCTGCCGGAGGGGCTGCGCGACAACAGCCTCTACGCGATGTCGCAGCTCTACTTCATCGTCGAGGACTATCCGCGCGCGATCGCGGTGGTGAACAAGTGGTTGTCGGTGGTGGCCGAACCCAGCCCCGAGGGCTACGCCCTGCTGGCCCAGGCCTACTACCAGACGCAGAAGTTCCCTGAAGCCGAGAAGGCCCTGACGACCTCGATCAGGATTTCCACCGAGCGTGGCCAGGCGCCGAAGGAAGCCGCCCTGGCATTGCTGCGCGCGATCTACTACGAGCGCAAGGAATACGCGAAGGCCGCCAAGGTGCTGGAAATCCTGGTGCGCCTGCAGCCCGGCAAGGACACCTACTGGCAGCAGCTCGCCGGCATGCGCGGCCTGATGGACCAGCAGCTGGAGCAGGTCAACCTGCTGCATGCCGCGTACCGGGGCAAGCTCATCAGCCGGGAGTCCGATCTGCTGAACCTGGCGCGCCTGTACATGGTGCAGCAGGCGCCGTTCCCCGCGGTCCGCGTCATGACGCAGGGATTCAAGAACAAGACGATCCGGATGAATGTGGAAAACCTGCAGCTCTACGCGCAGGCGCTGGCCCTGTCCCGGGAGTTCAAGCAGCAGATTCCGATCCTGAAGAAAGTGGCCGGCATGAGCGGCGAGGCCAAGCACTACGTTTACCTGGGCCAGGCCTACAACGAGGTCGGCGACTGGGACAGCGCGGCCGATGCATTCAAGGAGGCCCTGAAGGCCAGGAACCTGGACAAGCGCGCCGACGCGCACATGCAGCTGGGCACCGCGCTGTTCAACGCCAACCACTACGCCGAGGCCCGGCAGCACTTCGTGTCGGCGGCCGAGTCGCCGGCGCTGGCACAGGCCGCGGGCAACTGGATCAAATTCGTCGACCAGGAGATTGCGCGACGGGAAGCCGTCGGGAATCTCTGA
- a CDS encoding energy transducer TonB codes for MANSAPIESGGVPLFIADRKHGVPPPPSGPARGKTGGNGGGAGAAGFQLSIFRFIPAMVLACVAMFGLFWTLHALISGTTGAGGTSEILPTVDFLRLAKNFEIETRERKPPEMPDRPEAPPEVPVQSQQIQGPVNNNIAINMSLENTTQVKANFGLSSTDGEYLPIVKVAPMYPARAQTQGIEGWVLLKFTVTEAGTVVDPVVLESSPPGVFDEAAKKAVTKFKYKPRVESGRPIAVPNVQHLIRFELDKK; via the coding sequence ATGGCGAATTCCGCTCCGATCGAATCCGGCGGCGTGCCGTTGTTCATTGCCGACCGAAAGCATGGCGTTCCCCCGCCGCCCTCTGGCCCCGCTCGCGGCAAGACCGGTGGCAATGGCGGTGGTGCTGGCGCGGCCGGCTTCCAGCTCAGCATCTTCCGTTTCATCCCGGCGATGGTCCTGGCTTGCGTGGCGATGTTCGGCCTGTTCTGGACCCTGCACGCCCTGATCTCCGGCACTACCGGCGCGGGGGGAACCAGCGAAATCCTGCCCACGGTGGACTTCCTGCGCCTGGCGAAGAATTTCGAGATCGAGACCCGCGAGCGCAAGCCACCGGAAATGCCGGACCGCCCGGAGGCGCCACCGGAGGTCCCGGTGCAAAGCCAGCAGATCCAGGGACCGGTGAACAACAACATCGCCATCAACATGTCGCTGGAGAACACGACGCAGGTCAAGGCCAACTTCGGCCTGTCGTCCACCGATGGTGAATACCTGCCGATCGTCAAGGTCGCGCCGATGTACCCGGCGCGCGCCCAGACGCAGGGCATCGAGGGCTGGGTGCTGCTGAAGTTCACGGTGACGGAAGCGGGCACGGTCGTCGATCCGGTCGTGCTCGAGTCTTCGCCGCCCGGCGTATTCGATGAGGCCGCCAAGAAGGCGGTGACGAAGTTCAAATACAAGCCGCGCGTCGAAAGCGGCAGGCCGATCGCGGTGCCGAACGTGCAGCACCTGATCCGCTTCGAGCTGGACAAGAAGTGA
- a CDS encoding ExbD/TolR family protein, with protein sequence MLARRHAQDDGHHGIDLAPMLDFVLNLLIFFIIITSFVKQAGVKVDKEQAETAEAKVSGNILIAIKPNGEVWMDRKKVNMPEVRALVERMHAERPEDTVVILADRMSESGVMAQVMDQVRAGGVQSVSVATKGEGG encoded by the coding sequence ATGCTAGCCCGCCGCCACGCACAGGATGATGGACATCACGGCATCGACCTTGCGCCGATGCTGGATTTCGTCCTGAACCTGCTGATCTTTTTCATCATCATCACCTCCTTCGTCAAGCAGGCCGGCGTCAAGGTCGACAAGGAGCAGGCGGAGACGGCAGAGGCCAAGGTCTCCGGCAACATCCTGATCGCGATCAAGCCCAACGGCGAGGTCTGGATGGACCGCAAGAAGGTCAATATGCCGGAGGTGCGCGCGCTGGTGGAGCGCATGCATGCCGAAAGGCCCGAGGACACGGTCGTGATCCTGGCCGACCGGATGTCGGAGAGCGGGGTCATGGCCCAGGTGATGGACCAGGTCCGTGCCGGTGGCGTGCAGAGCGTGTCGGTGGCAACCAAAGGGGAGGGTGGCTGA
- a CDS encoding ExbD/TolR family protein: protein MGMRHRRQHVEHDEEAIDLAPMLDFVLNLLIFFIITAVFVKEVGLSLNTPPPTPQNQKQEEDDKGTLFIAVHKSGDISIDQRLIDAASIRANVERFRGEKPDGPVIVVANTKAPTGVVVKAMDQARAGGAMNVLLQPTTSK from the coding sequence ATGGGAATGCGCCACCGCCGCCAGCACGTAGAGCACGACGAAGAGGCCATCGACCTCGCGCCGATGCTCGACTTCGTCCTGAACCTGCTGATCTTCTTCATCATCACCGCGGTCTTCGTCAAGGAAGTCGGCCTGAGCCTCAACACGCCGCCTCCAACGCCGCAGAACCAGAAGCAGGAAGAGGACGACAAGGGCACGCTGTTCATCGCCGTGCACAAGAGCGGTGACATCTCGATCGACCAGCGCCTGATCGATGCGGCCTCGATCCGTGCCAACGTCGAGCGCTTCCGTGGCGAGAAGCCCGATGGCCCGGTGATCGTCGTGGCCAACACCAAGGCCCCGACGGGCGTGGTGGTCAAGGCCATGGACCAGGCCAGGGCCGGTGGCGCGATGAACGTGCTGCTGCAGCCGACCACGAGCAAGTAA
- a CDS encoding MotA/TolQ/ExbB proton channel family protein has protein sequence MPEVLLAPFHAVGQLIIAGGPLVLWILLAGILMWTLIFERLWFFQTQLSPMVTGLLADWKGRPEHQSWASHQVRKAMISRLNGAMAENMPVLKVLIPMCPLLGLVGTVHGMLEVFDSMAILGSADARTMASGVSKAMNCTMTGLAVSVTGMYPVFHFQSAIRKQTELLADRFTF, from the coding sequence ATGCCTGAAGTCCTGCTCGCCCCGTTCCACGCGGTCGGCCAGCTGATCATCGCGGGCGGCCCGCTGGTCCTGTGGATCCTGCTGGCGGGGATCCTCATGTGGACCCTGATCTTCGAGCGCCTGTGGTTCTTCCAGACCCAGCTGTCGCCGATGGTCACGGGCCTGCTGGCCGACTGGAAGGGCCGTCCGGAGCACCAGTCCTGGGCTTCGCACCAGGTGCGCAAGGCCATGATCTCGCGCCTGAACGGCGCGATGGCCGAGAACATGCCGGTGCTCAAGGTGTTGATTCCCATGTGCCCGCTGTTGGGCCTGGTGGGGACGGTCCACGGCATGCTCGAGGTGTTCGACAGCATGGCGATCCTGGGGTCGGCAGACGCAAGGACCATGGCTTCCGGTGTGTCCAAGGCCATGAACTGCACCATGACCGGCCTGGCGGTGAGCGTCACCGGCATGTACCCGGTGTTTCATTTCCAGTCGGCGATCCGCAAGCAGACGGAATTGCTGGCCGACCGCTTCACGTTCTAG
- a CDS encoding MotA/TolQ/ExbB proton channel family protein, with the protein MNFKTLKLTAALTLGVIGLPALAQQAPATAKTLDELLEQVRTADARDAKANTDREARFAAARDQQGKLLGEANAEKTALENQAAALARQFEANDSQIGELTKARDIKAGNLGELFGVMRQTAGDFATVARNSMLTAQFPDRVPQIDRLAQTKTMPPMEDLNRFWFEMQREMTEGGKISRIQAKVTAPDGGQTEKTVLRVGPFVAISEGQFLEYGGGTFSTPPKQPPSNFGGIAGDFEEEGSGYHAMVVDPTRGVLLSLFSQRPSMVDRVVEGEAVGYIIIALGLIGTLVAIYQFIYLTITSAKVNRQLGNLSNLAADNPLGRVLLSFKGGNAPKATEDAEVVELRISEAVLKELPPLERGQSFLKLAVAAGPLLGLVGTVVGMIHTFQVITESGSGDPKLMAAGISMAMIATLLGLGIAIPLLFANSALQSRSKRITQILDEQSTGLLAELIEKRTHA; encoded by the coding sequence ATGAACTTCAAAACCCTCAAGCTCACCGCCGCCCTGACCCTTGGCGTCATCGGCCTGCCGGCCCTCGCCCAGCAGGCCCCGGCCACTGCCAAGACCCTGGACGAACTGCTCGAGCAGGTCCGTACCGCCGACGCCCGCGACGCCAAGGCCAATACCGATCGCGAAGCCCGCTTTGCTGCCGCCCGCGACCAGCAGGGCAAGCTGCTGGGCGAGGCCAATGCCGAGAAGACCGCCCTGGAGAACCAGGCCGCGGCGCTGGCCCGACAATTCGAAGCGAACGACTCGCAGATCGGCGAGCTGACCAAGGCCCGCGACATCAAGGCTGGCAACCTCGGCGAACTGTTCGGCGTCATGCGCCAGACCGCCGGCGATTTTGCCACCGTCGCCCGCAACAGCATGCTCACGGCGCAGTTTCCGGATCGCGTACCGCAGATCGACCGCCTGGCGCAGACCAAGACCATGCCGCCGATGGAAGACCTGAACCGCTTCTGGTTCGAGATGCAGCGCGAAATGACCGAGGGCGGCAAGATCAGCCGCATCCAGGCCAAGGTCACCGCACCGGACGGCGGCCAGACCGAGAAGACCGTCCTGCGTGTCGGTCCCTTCGTCGCGATCTCCGAGGGCCAGTTCCTGGAGTACGGCGGCGGCACCTTCTCCACGCCCCCCAAGCAGCCACCGAGCAATTTCGGTGGCATCGCCGGGGACTTCGAAGAGGAGGGCTCGGGCTATCACGCCATGGTCGTCGATCCCACCCGTGGCGTGCTGCTGTCGCTGTTCTCGCAGCGTCCGAGCATGGTGGATCGCGTCGTCGAAGGCGAAGCGGTGGGCTACATCATCATCGCCCTGGGCCTGATCGGTACCCTGGTTGCGATCTACCAGTTCATCTACCTGACCATCACCAGCGCCAAGGTCAACCGCCAGCTCGGCAACCTGTCGAACCTGGCTGCGGACAACCCGTTGGGGCGCGTGCTGCTGTCCTTCAAGGGCGGCAACGCGCCGAAGGCCACCGAGGATGCCGAAGTGGTGGAACTGCGCATCTCCGAAGCCGTGCTGAAGGAACTGCCGCCGCTGGAACGCGGCCAGTCCTTCCTCAAGCTCGCCGTGGCGGCCGGTCCGTTGCTGGGCCTGGTCGGCACCGTCGTCGGCATGATCCACACCTTCCAGGTCATCACCGAGTCCGGCTCGGGTGATCCGAAGCTGATGGCCGCCGGTATTTCCATGGCCATGATCGCCACGCTGCTGGGCCTGGGCATCGCGATCCCGCTGCTGTTCGCCAACTCCGCCCTGCAGAGCCGTTCCAAGCGCATCACCCAGATTCTCGACGAGCAGAGCACGGGCCTGCTGGCCGAGCTGATCGAGAAGCGCACCCATGCCTGA
- a CDS encoding DUF3450 domain-containing protein has product MYVFKTAKRVARVAIPLAVTFFVVAASAATVKDVTATGNQWLVAQVESQKRVDAMADEGRDIADQYRTTLRESEGLKLYLQQLRAQLKSQEEEMEAIRQESAELDRTNIEIQPLMVRMLDSLEQFVALDVPFLKQERAGRVEKLKEMMPRADVTVSEKYRRIVEAYQIEMEYGRTIEAYKGKLADKEVDFLRVGRVGLFYQTPDGAETGYWDRDKKDWTADDDYTEGVKEGLKVAKKQTSPNLLIVPIQAAASK; this is encoded by the coding sequence ATGTACGTGTTCAAGACAGCAAAACGGGTTGCCCGCGTGGCGATTCCTCTGGCCGTGACGTTCTTTGTCGTCGCGGCCTCCGCGGCCACGGTGAAGGACGTGACTGCAACGGGCAACCAATGGCTGGTCGCCCAGGTCGAGTCCCAGAAGCGCGTCGACGCCATGGCCGACGAAGGTCGCGACATCGCCGACCAGTACCGCACCACCCTGCGCGAAAGCGAAGGCCTGAAGCTCTACCTGCAGCAGCTGCGCGCGCAGCTCAAGTCGCAGGAAGAGGAGATGGAGGCGATCCGCCAGGAATCGGCCGAGCTGGACCGCACCAACATCGAGATCCAGCCGCTGATGGTGCGCATGCTGGACTCCCTCGAGCAGTTCGTGGCGCTGGACGTGCCGTTCCTGAAGCAGGAGCGCGCCGGTCGCGTCGAGAAGCTCAAGGAAATGATGCCGCGCGCCGACGTCACGGTCTCTGAAAAGTACCGCCGCATCGTCGAGGCCTACCAGATCGAGATGGAATACGGCCGCACGATCGAAGCCTACAAGGGCAAGCTGGCCGACAAGGAAGTGGACTTCCTGCGCGTGGGCCGCGTCGGCCTGTTCTACCAGACCCCCGATGGCGCCGAGACCGGCTACTGGGACCGCGACAAGAAGGACTGGACGGCCGATGACGACTACACCGAAGGCGTCAAGGAAGGCCTGAAGGTCGCCAAGAAGCAGACCTCCCCGAACCTGCTGATCGTCCCCATCCAGGCCGCCGCGAGCAAGTAA
- a CDS encoding SDR family NAD(P)-dependent oxidoreductase, translated as MTVKSAQPAQGPVVVVTGASQGIGAAIAECFANRIPGARLALVATNPKHLGAIAERCRQAGAEVEALPADLNDNVQVERMAAEVHGRFGHVDVLINNAGRWRGGAAHEMQVSEFLQVLQDNLVSMFAVTRAFLAAMLARGSGDIFLMSSTSGLTGLANNAAYCAAKHGVAGFSKALRAEVASRGIRVCCVYPGPTESPSWAGTGVDLEKLMSAADIANVFVDAYQMSRRSVMEDVILRPLASMQGV; from the coding sequence ATGACCGTGAAGAGCGCCCAGCCAGCCCAGGGTCCGGTGGTGGTCGTCACCGGTGCATCGCAGGGCATCGGTGCGGCCATTGCCGAGTGTTTTGCGAACCGCATTCCCGGCGCGCGCTTGGCGCTGGTCGCAACGAATCCCAAGCACTTGGGCGCGATCGCCGAGCGCTGTCGGCAGGCGGGTGCGGAGGTCGAGGCCCTGCCGGCCGATCTCAACGACAACGTCCAGGTCGAACGCATGGCCGCCGAGGTTCACGGCCGCTTCGGGCATGTGGACGTGCTGATCAACAATGCCGGGCGCTGGCGCGGCGGCGCGGCCCATGAAATGCAGGTATCGGAGTTCCTGCAGGTGCTGCAGGACAACCTGGTCAGCATGTTCGCGGTGACCCGCGCTTTCCTGGCGGCCATGCTGGCCCGCGGCAGCGGCGACATCTTCCTGATGTCCTCGACCTCCGGGCTGACGGGCCTGGCCAACAACGCGGCCTACTGTGCCGCCAAGCATGGCGTCGCGGGGTTCTCCAAGGCATTGCGCGCGGAAGTCGCGAGCCGGGGTATCCGCGTGTGCTGCGTCTACCCGGGCCCGACGGAATCGCCGTCCTGGGCCGGTACCGGCGTCGATCTCGAGAAGCTGATGTCGGCCGCCGATATCGCGAATGTTTTCGTGGATGCATACCAGATGTCCCGCAGGTCGGTGATGGAGGACGTGATCCTCCGGCCCCTGGCCAGCATGCAGGGCGTCTGA